A single Vulcanisaeta distributa DSM 14429 DNA region contains:
- a CDS encoding site-specific integrase — MSEEGVMRKVGELRLYLDDYEQLIRELLDKSVRSPRIKYFLPLTLALSGRRIGEVLRLAVKDIDFEEHKVTWWIEKKRQAMYLTLPMPSRWFTIAQDYIVLNKITNELFPISRITAWRVVTDVTSELIGVRLSPHDLRHLFAMKALLDTKDYELVRR; from the coding sequence ATGAGTGAGGAGGGGGTCATGAGGAAGGTTGGGGAGTTGAGGCTTTACCTCGATGATTATGAACAACTCATAAGGGAGCTCCTGGATAAGTCAGTCAGGAGCCCTAGGATTAAGTACTTCCTGCCCTTGACCCTGGCATTGAGTGGCAGGAGAATTGGTGAGGTTCTGAGGCTTGCTGTCAAGGACATTGATTTTGAGGAGCATAAAGTCACTTGGTGGATTGAGAAGAAGAGGCAGGCGATGTACCTGACGCTGCCGATGCCGAGTAGGTGGTTCACCATTGCCCAGGACTACATTGTGCTTAACAAAATAACCAATGAGTTGTTCCCCATATCGAGGATAACCGCCTGGAGGGTTGTTACTGATGTCACAAGTGAGTTGATTGGCGTGAGGCTTAGTCCTCATGACCTGAGGCATTTGTTTGCGATGAAGGCATTATTGGACACTAAGGACTATGAGTTAGTCAGGAGGTGA
- a CDS encoding tyrosine-type recombinase/integrase: MIRSGRRRVGDGLLCSMLRLLTPEELQSLLRGWVPERRASLSDALRVIITAREDPTFREQFLALLSRYLGDYVQSLGRAWHVTQEDIEAFIKAKRLKGVGEKTLNDELRYIRRALEELDWVLTPEGITEFLGGLAEEESPYVVRHVTVSLKSLIKTVLKPRDPGLFAVLYNSFTTIKPRNHNKTKLPTLEELRQVLSKIESIEAKTYFIILAETGLRPSEPFLVSMDDVDLEHGMLRIGKITETKRTFIAFLQPKTLEFIKAQYMPRRDWLVRNRLEAIKADYLGVKPSVEDWARKFMPFDRDRLRREIKEAARQVLGRDFELYELRKFFATWMISRGVPESIVNTLQGRAPPSEHRILIEHYWSPRHEELRNWYLRHAPCLLCH, from the coding sequence ATGATCCGCTCTGGCAGGCGTAGGGTTGGCGATGGTTTGCTATGCTCGATGCTCAGGCTTCTAACCCCTGAGGAATTGCAGTCATTGCTCAGGGGCTGGGTCCCCGAGAGGCGTGCATCACTGAGTGATGCCCTTAGGGTCATAATAACAGCCAGGGAAGACCCCACATTTAGAGAGCAATTCCTTGCATTGCTCTCTCGATACTTAGGTGATTACGTTCAAAGCCTCGGCAGGGCTTGGCACGTGACCCAGGAGGACATTGAGGCATTCATCAAGGCTAAGCGTTTGAAGGGCGTTGGTGAGAAGACCCTAAACGACGAGCTCAGGTACATTAGGCGAGCCCTCGAGGAGCTTGACTGGGTGCTGACGCCAGAGGGCATTACCGAATTCCTCGGTGGGCTTGCTGAGGAGGAGTCGCCATACGTTGTTAGGCACGTGACCGTGAGCCTAAAGTCCCTCATAAAGACTGTGCTGAAGCCCAGGGACCCCGGGCTCTTTGCGGTCCTATACAACTCATTCACGACGATTAAGCCCAGGAACCACAACAAGACCAAGCTCCCAACCCTTGAGGAGCTTAGGCAGGTGCTCTCGAAAATCGAGAGCATTGAGGCTAAGACCTACTTCATAATCCTGGCAGAGACTGGGCTTAGACCAAGCGAGCCGTTCCTGGTAAGTATGGACGACGTGGATCTTGAGCACGGCATGCTCAGGATTGGCAAGATAACCGAGACAAAGAGGACGTTCATAGCCTTCCTACAGCCTAAGACCCTTGAGTTCATTAAGGCGCAGTACATGCCCAGGCGTGATTGGCTCGTTAGGAATAGGCTCGAGGCGATAAAGGCTGACTACCTAGGCGTTAAGCCCAGTGTCGAGGACTGGGCTAGGAAGTTCATGCCCTTCGACAGGGACAGGCTTAGGCGTGAGATCAAGGAGGCTGCCAGGCAGGTGCTTGGCAGGGACTTCGAGCTTTATGAATTGCGTAAGTTCTTCGCCACGTGGATGATTTCAAGGGGCGTACCAGAGTCAATTGTGAATACCCTACAGGGCAGGGCACCACCAAGCGAGCACCGTATCTTGATCGAGCACTACTGGTCACCTAGGCATGAGGAACTTAGGAACTGGTACCTTAGGCATGCACCGTGTTTGCTGTGTCACTGA
- a CDS encoding COG1361 S-layer family protein produces the protein MDPISLSIIVLAHWLLNQPVAPGEDSYLVFTVFNPTQAYLFNMTITINSSLIKPIYYVNSSSNYCQIPVVPPEGNSSCIVYVQVDPDVSMGIYQVPVTVNYTEVNVTTSVKPLIVYQTISIPVTTLVTTTLYNGEPVITGVKTVPVTIQIPTVMGSIPSISTSQSSESVSTNVSIPILGYVGFEATAMIGTPDNVVQALPKSYVPITIYLTNYGNTPVYNVTVTLLSAPPQLDIVNTTQHLPALPPGQPVPLTFYAYVPSYIPQGNYTLELRVDYFTGVDDVINATLVVPQEPIVYIQSVATNPPEVFQSYPMAQLILSIVNIGSGIAYDAQLFINSTGASPLVSMPLILGAIPPGQPIQLTVPISLPSNPGNYTVDITVTYDGGSTTRYYQLNVRPRANLVIVSVSYPQPPSPSLSNLGALFSTITSPTLSPGASKVPITITIMNEGPVEAKNIMVTISTGQVIQPHVSSSNPLSALTASQAFIGDLKPGQEINVTFLVDVDSNARPGNYPLVLTFIWNQTGSLYPLTESVTTYITVKPAPNVLLWIVLILIIIVIVIGIIAAVRRRRLGSNNNRGMQVSYGNQGPGNYQGRLVYYEVLCGGDDKCVEVELV, from the coding sequence ATGGATCCGATATCACTATCTATAATAGTGCTGGCGCACTGGTTGTTAAATCAGCCCGTGGCGCCTGGCGAGGATTCATACCTAGTGTTTACTGTGTTTAATCCAACGCAGGCTTACCTATTTAACATGACAATAACCATAAACTCATCATTGATAAAGCCCATCTACTACGTCAATTCCTCATCGAATTACTGCCAAATACCTGTTGTACCACCTGAGGGTAATAGTTCGTGTATTGTTTACGTGCAAGTAGATCCCGATGTATCGATGGGTATTTACCAGGTGCCAGTAACCGTCAATTATACGGAGGTTAATGTAACGACTAGCGTTAAGCCATTAATTGTTTATCAAACGATATCGATACCCGTCACCACGTTAGTGACCACAACGTTATACAATGGTGAGCCAGTCATAACCGGTGTTAAGACAGTTCCGGTCACGATACAGATACCGACCGTGATGGGTTCAATACCCTCAATATCCACCTCCCAGTCCTCAGAGAGTGTTAGTACAAACGTATCCATCCCCATACTTGGTTATGTTGGTTTTGAGGCAACGGCCATGATAGGTACGCCAGACAATGTGGTTCAGGCATTGCCTAAGTCCTACGTACCCATAACAATATACCTAACCAACTACGGAAACACCCCAGTCTATAATGTCACGGTTACCCTACTATCAGCACCACCACAACTCGATATAGTAAACACCACACAACACTTGCCAGCCCTACCGCCAGGCCAACCAGTGCCACTAACATTCTACGCATACGTACCCAGCTACATACCGCAGGGTAATTACACACTGGAGCTTAGGGTTGACTACTTCACCGGTGTTGATGATGTGATTAACGCAACGCTGGTGGTGCCCCAGGAACCCATCGTTTACATACAGTCAGTGGCTACAAACCCACCTGAGGTGTTTCAGAGTTACCCAATGGCTCAGTTAATACTAAGTATTGTTAATATTGGTTCTGGGATCGCCTATGACGCCCAACTCTTCATAAACAGCACAGGTGCCTCACCGTTGGTGAGTATGCCGTTAATACTCGGCGCAATTCCACCTGGTCAGCCAATACAGTTGACAGTGCCCATAAGCCTACCGAGCAATCCAGGTAACTACACGGTGGATATAACCGTGACCTATGACGGTGGGTCAACAACAAGGTATTACCAACTAAACGTGAGACCAAGGGCAAACCTAGTCATCGTAAGTGTTAGTTATCCACAGCCACCAAGCCCAAGCCTATCAAACCTAGGCGCGTTGTTCAGCACCATAACCTCACCAACACTATCACCAGGTGCGTCCAAGGTCCCAATAACGATTACCATAATGAATGAGGGACCTGTGGAGGCTAAGAACATAATGGTGACCATATCCACTGGGCAGGTAATACAGCCACACGTATCATCGAGCAACCCACTCTCGGCATTAACGGCGTCCCAGGCATTCATCGGCGACCTAAAGCCTGGGCAGGAGATAAACGTCACATTCCTAGTGGACGTGGACTCAAACGCGAGGCCAGGTAATTACCCGCTTGTGCTTACGTTCATATGGAACCAGACGGGCTCCCTCTACCCATTGACCGAGTCCGTAACCACCTACATAACGGTTAAGCCAGCGCCAAACGTGCTCCTCTGGATCGTTCTGATACTAATAATAATTGTGATAGTGATAGGGATAATAGCGGCAGTAAGGAGGCGTAGGCTAGGCAGTAACAACAACCGCGGAATGCAAGTATCCTACGGTAATCAGGGACCGGGCAATTACCAGGGTAGGCTCGTATACTACGAGGTGCTCTGCGGCGGTGATGATAAATGCGTAGAGGTGGAGTTGGTTTAG
- a CDS encoding MFS transporter: MRRGGVGLEGEYDVAYAWRATAILVTLTLVVMYTEGMLVPSLPTIQRDLNISAADASWILSIYILMGTLSSAIMGKLGDMFGKKRMLMITMIIYTIGALITGFSTSYGMLLVGRALQGVGMAMMPLAFALVREEFPPRMIPQVQGLISAMFGVGMAVSLPLGAYVSQTLGWQATYHTVYPFIIIEDLMVYLYIRESRVRNPQPIDWVGLFLLSVSLASGLIAVTDAPTYGWTDPLIMSLLILFVLGFGVFVLYETTVDHPLVPINLLGNRNVMAANIGVALAGFALFLMAQALTYLLESPKPLGYDLSILDAGIMMIPMAVVQMITAPIAGRVITSIGARRLAVIGSVIAIIGLLMLTYTSFYGLSYVIGSMSVLAAGISMVNVAVINILVFSVGRRNMGLATGLNSVFRNIGGAWGPAVAGSLMSMYQASVLISLKPLFWITLPAKFSYQLMFMITTALYIMAIVVIVTLTREIFVKGEIRALEV; the protein is encoded by the coding sequence ATGCGTAGAGGTGGAGTTGGTTTAGAGGGGGAGTATGACGTTGCATATGCGTGGCGTGCAACCGCAATATTGGTCACCTTAACACTCGTTGTTATGTACACCGAGGGAATGCTAGTACCGTCACTACCAACGATTCAGAGGGACCTCAATATATCTGCTGCCGATGCCTCCTGGATATTGTCAATCTACATCCTCATGGGTACATTATCCTCGGCAATAATGGGTAAGCTCGGCGACATGTTTGGTAAGAAGAGGATGCTCATGATAACAATGATTATATATACAATTGGCGCCCTCATCACGGGATTCTCAACAAGCTACGGAATGCTCCTAGTGGGTAGGGCACTGCAGGGCGTTGGCATGGCAATGATGCCCCTAGCCTTCGCCCTGGTTAGGGAGGAGTTCCCGCCACGAATGATACCGCAGGTCCAGGGATTAATAAGTGCCATGTTCGGGGTTGGAATGGCCGTATCACTACCGCTGGGTGCCTACGTATCCCAAACCCTCGGTTGGCAGGCAACGTACCACACGGTATACCCATTTATCATAATCGAGGACTTAATGGTCTACCTATACATTAGGGAGAGCAGGGTTAGGAATCCACAACCAATTGATTGGGTAGGACTATTCCTGCTCTCTGTATCATTAGCCAGTGGCTTAATAGCGGTCACCGATGCACCAACGTATGGCTGGACAGACCCATTAATAATGTCCCTACTGATACTCTTCGTACTCGGCTTCGGGGTATTCGTACTCTACGAAACAACGGTCGACCACCCCCTCGTCCCAATAAACTTACTGGGTAATAGGAATGTCATGGCAGCAAACATAGGGGTTGCCCTAGCTGGTTTCGCCCTATTCCTAATGGCCCAGGCCCTGACATACCTACTTGAATCGCCTAAGCCGCTTGGTTATGACCTGTCAATACTGGATGCGGGTATTATGATGATACCAATGGCCGTTGTCCAGATGATAACCGCCCCAATAGCGGGTAGAGTAATCACAAGTATTGGCGCTAGGAGGTTAGCCGTCATCGGGTCCGTAATAGCAATAATAGGCCTATTGATGCTTACGTACACTTCGTTCTACGGTCTATCGTATGTAATAGGGTCGATGTCCGTATTAGCCGCCGGCATAAGCATGGTTAATGTGGCGGTGATAAACATCTTGGTATTCTCCGTGGGCAGGAGGAACATGGGCCTGGCCACGGGCTTAAACTCGGTCTTCAGGAACATAGGCGGTGCGTGGGGGCCGGCGGTGGCTGGTTCACTAATGAGTATGTACCAGGCCTCAGTACTCATATCACTTAAGCCCCTGTTCTGGATAACACTACCTGCCAAGTTCTCCTACCAGTTAATGTTCATGATAACCACGGCCCTCTACATAATGGCCATAGTGGTCATTGTGACGCTAACACGTGAAATATTCGTGAAGGGCGAAATAAGGGCTCTCGAAGTTTAG
- a CDS encoding thiamine-phosphate kinase: protein MGKEDNTKVGNVLRGFGETNLISIIRSITGFGEDNDLEFLEIDGNMLAIKIDGISLSTSRMPFMTYFDMGWKVMAAVGSDFLVKLTKPLYAVVSITMRGDSGIDEFRELINGLNEGANYLGMKYLGGDLNEGLDNVIDVAAIGKPLAGIIGRKPRVGDVLVTKPYFGYTGLVFKLYYSNELNRWIDSRVVREGIEILKRPRLEMNILNDLLRHRECISASMDSSDGLGKVLWTMSTDGGVKIIINELPVSEDFLNSMSEIGDVNIEEAVFNGGEEFLPVFSVRRSCIPVFERLGFKPFATVEEGEGVYFKGSILRYRGWDYFTGWAST, encoded by the coding sequence ATGGGTAAGGAAGATAATACTAAGGTTGGGAATGTATTAAGGGGGTTTGGGGAGACTAACTTAATAAGCATCATTAGGAGTATCACTGGTTTTGGTGAGGATAATGACTTGGAATTCCTGGAGATTGATGGTAATATGCTGGCTATTAAGATTGATGGTATATCACTGTCAACGTCAAGGATGCCTTTCATGACGTACTTTGACATGGGTTGGAAGGTCATGGCTGCAGTAGGTAGTGACTTCCTCGTGAAGCTCACTAAGCCACTCTATGCCGTGGTCTCAATAACAATGAGGGGTGATTCGGGTATTGATGAATTTAGGGAATTAATTAATGGGTTAAACGAGGGAGCTAATTACCTGGGCATGAAGTACCTGGGTGGTGATTTAAATGAGGGTTTGGATAATGTGATTGATGTCGCCGCAATAGGTAAACCATTGGCTGGTATCATTGGTAGGAAGCCCAGGGTTGGTGATGTACTCGTGACCAAGCCTTACTTTGGCTACACGGGCCTCGTCTTTAAACTATACTATAGTAATGAATTAAATAGGTGGATTGACTCAAGGGTTGTTAGGGAAGGAATTGAAATACTCAAAAGACCCAGGCTGGAGATGAATATACTAAACGACTTATTACGGCATAGGGAGTGTATTTCGGCCAGTATGGATTCGAGTGATGGGCTTGGTAAGGTGCTTTGGACCATGTCCACTGATGGCGGAGTTAAAATAATAATCAATGAATTACCCGTGAGCGAAGATTTCCTCAACTCAATGAGTGAGATTGGTGATGTTAATATTGAGGAGGCGGTGTTTAATGGTGGTGAGGAGTTCCTGCCCGTGTTCTCGGTAAGGAGAAGCTGCATACCTGTGTTTGAAAGGCTTGGTTTTAAGCCGTTTGCAACTGTTGAGGAGGGTGAGGGCGTTTATTTTAAGGGTTCAATACTTAGGTATAGAGGTTGGGATTACTTCACTGGTTGGGCTAGTACCTAA
- a CDS encoding DUF92 domain-containing protein produces MHGLIMNISDAVITYLIIAIASLVISLVLTYAALRIRVITRDAIIPSVLVGSMILLGGPSSILPFIVFLGSSSALTKIGVEKKEELGTAEDVKGRNWKQVLAVGLVPSTLAMLAGVAYFVRDMTMYQLLSTAAVTSIAYSNADTWASELGVLSKSRPRLITKPWTTVDPGVSGGVTLLGELSSFIGSTTIALTYLGIQYILKLLGYISSVNIWFVVIVLILGYLGEVLDSIFGALFQPKYRCLKCGVMTDREVHVCGERTVRVMGSYDLENEDVNLLVSAIIAAISIITLLLLIGPHVIIPSL; encoded by the coding sequence ATGCATGGATTAATAATGAACATTAGTGATGCTGTAATTACGTATTTAATAATTGCAATTGCGTCATTAGTAATATCATTAGTATTGACCTACGCGGCGTTAAGGATTAGGGTAATAACTAGGGATGCCATCATACCATCAGTACTTGTCGGCTCTATGATACTCCTCGGTGGACCATCATCAATACTGCCATTCATTGTATTCTTAGGAAGCTCAAGCGCACTTACCAAGATAGGTGTTGAGAAGAAGGAGGAGCTCGGCACGGCCGAGGACGTTAAGGGGAGGAATTGGAAGCAGGTATTAGCCGTTGGTTTAGTACCAAGTACCCTAGCAATGCTGGCCGGCGTGGCTTATTTTGTGCGTGACATGACCATGTATCAACTGCTTTCCACGGCGGCTGTAACAAGCATAGCCTACTCAAATGCAGACACCTGGGCCTCTGAATTGGGTGTTCTCAGTAAGTCAAGGCCTAGGTTAATAACGAAGCCCTGGACCACCGTTGACCCCGGCGTGTCGGGTGGTGTTACATTACTTGGTGAGTTAAGCTCATTCATTGGATCAACCACAATAGCACTCACTTACTTAGGCATTCAATACATACTTAAGCTCCTGGGGTATATAAGCTCAGTAAATATTTGGTTTGTCGTTATAGTCTTAATCCTTGGTTACCTGGGCGAGGTCCTTGACAGCATCTTTGGGGCTTTGTTCCAACCTAAGTACAGATGCCTAAAGTGTGGTGTGATGACTGATAGGGAGGTCCATGTGTGCGGTGAGAGGACTGTGAGAGTCATGGGTAGTTATGACCTTGAGAATGAGGATGTTAACTTACTCGTATCAGCTATAATAGCTGCTATCTCAATAATTACCCTATTGCTACTAATAGGGCCTCATGTAATCATACCCAGTTTATAA
- a CDS encoding geranylgeranylglyceryl/heptaprenylglyceryl phosphate synthase → MGVKDYLLKRIAEVGAIHMTLLDPDKVTAKEFKELALMVQEYGSDALMVGGSLGISEGQLDEYLSAVKGSLKIPVILFPGSVANLSRYADAVFFLSVLNSADPYFIVGAQIQASVLLVKRFRNLEPISLAYIIVGDGGAVGYVSNARPIPYDRDDIALAYAYTAQLMGFDMIYLEAGSGAREPVRPRMVSRVKQLVSKPLIVGGGIRDPEKASELALAGADAIVTGTIVEEKPELIKDIIRAVHEGGMTRKKRA, encoded by the coding sequence ATGGGCGTTAAGGATTACCTACTTAAGCGTATTGCCGAGGTTGGCGCAATACACATGACGTTGCTCGACCCAGATAAGGTAACCGCTAAGGAATTCAAAGAATTGGCGCTGATGGTTCAGGAGTACGGCAGCGATGCGCTCATGGTCGGCGGCTCCCTGGGCATATCCGAGGGGCAACTCGATGAGTACTTAAGCGCCGTTAAGGGCTCGTTAAAGATACCCGTTATTCTATTCCCAGGCAGTGTGGCAAACCTGAGTAGGTACGCCGATGCCGTATTCTTTCTTAGCGTGCTTAATAGCGCTGATCCATACTTCATAGTTGGTGCCCAGATACAGGCCTCGGTACTACTGGTGAAGAGGTTTAGGAACCTGGAGCCAATATCGCTTGCTTACATAATTGTTGGTGATGGTGGTGCCGTTGGTTACGTAAGTAATGCCAGGCCAATACCCTATGATAGGGATGACATTGCCCTGGCCTATGCATACACGGCTCAATTAATGGGCTTCGACATGATTTATCTCGAGGCTGGTAGTGGAGCCCGTGAACCGGTGAGGCCGAGGATGGTTTCCAGGGTAAAGCAATTAGTTAGTAAGCCGTTGATTGTTGGTGGTGGTATTAGGGACCCTGAGAAGGCCTCGGAGTTAGCCCTGGCTGGTGCGGACGCAATAGTTACAGGTACGATAGTTGAGGAAAAGCCTGAATTAATTAAGGACATTATAAGGGCTGTTCATGAGGGTGGAATGACGAGGAAGAAAAGGGCCTAA
- a CDS encoding preprotein translocase subunit Sec61beta — translation MPRRRRTSGMSPFIAAGLVKFNEAKEIERIKISPQAVIFLGIAISVIIIILKFLVPL, via the coding sequence ATGCCTAGGCGCAGACGTACGTCGGGGATGTCACCATTCATAGCCGCTGGGTTGGTTAAGTTTAATGAGGCTAAGGAGATTGAGAGGATTAAAATAAGTCCGCAGGCCGTAATATTCCTTGGTATTGCCATCTCAGTGATAATAATAATACTGAAGTTCCTGGTACCTCTTTAG
- a CDS encoding ZPR1 zinc finger domain-containing protein gives MDSNDLSLHGRVIYTGIEKCPVCGRESLHVVEILYNDPAFGDLILYSNQCDYCGYRRVDIHYLNSRGPSRIIYEVKDDEDVYRTYIFRSRSARISSPELGFDIDPGPDAEAMITTVEGLLLRMLDVAERMEVLNEDNEESIRRLREFKDKVRRALQGDFRFRIIIEDPNGNSMIKPPPGRDSSVRIEPLNPMA, from the coding sequence ATGGACAGTAATGACTTAAGCCTTCATGGCAGGGTTATTTATACTGGGATTGAAAAATGCCCCGTGTGTGGTAGGGAGAGTCTTCATGTGGTTGAAATACTGTATAATGACCCAGCCTTTGGCGATTTAATACTGTACAGTAATCAATGTGATTATTGTGGCTATAGGAGGGTCGATATTCATTACCTTAATTCCAGAGGTCCATCCAGGATAATATATGAGGTTAAGGATGATGAAGATGTTTATAGGACCTACATATTCAGATCAAGAAGCGCCAGGATAAGTAGTCCTGAGCTTGGCTTTGATATTGATCCAGGACCTGATGCAGAGGCTATGATAACAACGGTCGAAGGCCTATTGCTTAGGATGCTTGATGTTGCTGAGAGAATGGAGGTCTTAAATGAGGATAATGAGGAGAGTATACGTAGGTTGAGGGAGTTCAAGGATAAAGTGCGAAGGGCTCTCCAGGGCGATTTTAGGTTTAGGATTATCATTGAGGATCCAAACGGTAATTCAATGATCAAGCCTCCGCCAGGTCGTGACTCTAGTGTTCGTATCGAACCACTTAACCCAATGGCATGA
- a CDS encoding HIT family protein, with product MDCVFCKIVKGEEPAYVVYEDEHVIAILDKYPISKGHTLVMPKRHYRDITEIPSDELCHVIRVTKAVTMAVIKALNVPGVRIIQNNGAEAGQVIFHIHFHVIPMTGRITGRHYLTEEEGREVSELLSKAVKEVLSSMS from the coding sequence ATGGATTGCGTGTTCTGTAAGATCGTTAAGGGGGAGGAACCTGCCTATGTAGTTTATGAAGATGAACACGTAATTGCAATACTCGATAAATACCCAATAAGTAAAGGGCACACGCTGGTTATGCCGAAGAGACATTATAGGGATATAACGGAAATACCAAGTGACGAATTATGCCATGTAATTAGGGTGACGAAGGCCGTGACAATGGCCGTGATTAAGGCATTGAACGTGCCTGGTGTGAGGATTATTCAGAACAATGGCGCCGAGGCTGGTCAGGTAATTTTCCACATACACTTCCATGTAATACCAATGACCGGACGCATTACCGGTAGGCATTACTTAACCGAGGAGGAGGGTCGTGAAGTATCTGAACTATTATCTAAGGCCGTTAAAGAAGTACTTAGTAGTATGAGTTAA
- a CDS encoding molybdopterin molybdotransferase MoeA, translating to MKPHEYKFVVPHELEELINAISTLAVVDEEKIPVWESMGRVLSRDVVVPMDIPPRPKAAYDGYAVRSQDITRVPTKLRLVGSISIGEVPSIKVGPMETAYVTTGAYLPDGADAVVPEEFVEVMGNNEVIINKSVMPWENVDPAGDFAKKGEVALREGTVIMPWDIPALLELGIGEVWVRRRVKIFVVATGSELVEVKTPDEVPNAIINGKVVESTASLVRNYIGMYVPYAEVVGRTIVPDNQEAIKNAVMNALNLADIVITTGGTGPSGVDYVYEVTKSLNPRTYIRGLRMRPGRPTGLAVLSNNKVVINLSGHPISALNAMTVIVKEVIKRLAGVKVDIAEPRVMAKLARGTLGDEEFARQYRVRVRRVGNDYVIEELPRQGSSLTHTLLTVNGLVFTRKGQIIREGDYVEVLLLREPPRE from the coding sequence GTGAAGCCTCACGAATACAAGTTCGTAGTGCCTCACGAGCTTGAAGAACTAATTAATGCAATAAGTACGTTAGCTGTGGTTGATGAGGAGAAAATACCTGTATGGGAATCAATGGGTAGGGTTCTGTCAAGGGACGTGGTTGTACCCATGGACATACCGCCACGACCTAAGGCGGCTTATGATGGTTACGCGGTTAGGAGCCAGGACATTACCAGGGTACCCACCAAGTTGAGGTTAGTGGGTTCAATAAGTATTGGCGAGGTCCCAAGTATTAAGGTTGGCCCCATGGAGACTGCCTACGTAACAACCGGCGCATACCTACCGGACGGCGCTGATGCCGTTGTCCCTGAGGAATTTGTCGAGGTCATGGGCAATAACGAGGTCATCATTAACAAGTCGGTCATGCCCTGGGAGAATGTGGATCCAGCAGGTGACTTCGCCAAAAAGGGTGAGGTGGCTCTTAGGGAGGGCACGGTTATAATGCCCTGGGACATACCGGCACTGCTGGAGCTTGGTATTGGTGAGGTTTGGGTTAGGAGGAGGGTCAAGATATTCGTGGTCGCCACGGGCTCAGAACTCGTGGAGGTTAAGACGCCCGATGAGGTGCCTAACGCAATAATTAATGGTAAGGTTGTTGAGAGCACAGCGTCCTTAGTAAGGAATTACATAGGCATGTATGTACCGTATGCGGAGGTTGTTGGTAGAACCATAGTGCCCGATAATCAGGAGGCCATTAAAAACGCAGTAATGAATGCCCTGAATCTCGCAGACATCGTAATAACCACCGGCGGTACGGGACCTAGCGGTGTTGATTATGTGTATGAGGTGACGAAGTCCCTAAACCCAAGGACCTACATCAGGGGGCTAAGGATGAGGCCCGGTAGACCAACGGGCTTGGCGGTATTAAGTAATAACAAGGTCGTTATTAATCTGTCGGGGCACCCAATATCTGCCTTGAATGCCATGACCGTGATCGTTAAGGAGGTCATTAAGAGGCTTGCGGGTGTTAAGGTGGATATTGCGGAGCCAAGGGTAATGGCTAAACTAGCCAGGGGCACGTTGGGAGATGAGGAGTTCGCGAGGCAGTACAGGGTTAGGGTTAGGAGGGTTGGTAATGACTACGTCATTGAGGAATTACCTAGGCAGGGTAGCTCACTAACCCACACCTTATTAACGGTTAATGGGTTGGTATTCACGAGGAAGGGGCAAATAATTAGGGAGGGTGATTACGTGGAGGTGCTGCTCCTTAGGGAACCTCCTCGTGAATGA